From the genome of Bacteroides sp. MSB163, one region includes:
- a CDS encoding LacI family DNA-binding transcriptional regulator produces MEKPITIKDIAKKLGLSTSTVSRALSDSWEIKKETKELVIKTAAELNYHPNTQAKGLVTKKSYTIGIVVPELVTSFFPMIISGIQKILMHEGYQILITQSNESAETERANLSLLEQHMVDGIIISTTSDSSANSDMYQGLQDNGIPLVFFNRVPSNIDTTKIIIDDKKMAYSAVAHLIGEGYRKIFHFAGPEKLDITKERMNGYIEAMQDANLPISDSAIIHSGIFIRDGEQIMEEILSGNGEKPDAVFAFNDPVAIGAMKALKRHGLRIPDDVAFAGFSESDMATVVEPYLTSIEQPRVEIGEIAASCMLEKIRTNRLLNKKIVLDAKLNIRESSHKAHSL; encoded by the coding sequence ATGGAAAAGCCAATTACAATAAAAGACATAGCAAAAAAACTTGGGTTATCCACGTCCACAGTTTCCAGGGCATTATCGGATAGTTGGGAAATAAAGAAAGAAACCAAGGAACTGGTTATCAAGACTGCTGCCGAACTGAACTATCATCCGAACACGCAGGCAAAAGGGTTGGTCACAAAGAAAAGTTATACTATCGGAATCGTTGTACCGGAATTAGTCACTTCATTTTTTCCAATGATTATATCCGGGATACAAAAAATACTGATGCATGAGGGCTATCAGATACTTATTACCCAATCCAACGAATCCGCTGAAACAGAGCGTGCCAATCTGAGTCTTTTAGAACAACACATGGTAGACGGAATAATAATATCCACGACATCCGACAGTTCCGCCAACTCTGATATGTATCAAGGCCTGCAGGATAACGGAATTCCCCTTGTGTTTTTCAACAGGGTGCCTTCCAACATTGATACTACAAAAATCATTATCGATGATAAGAAAATGGCTTATTCAGCAGTGGCTCATCTTATAGGTGAGGGATACCGAAAAATATTTCACTTTGCGGGTCCAGAAAAGCTGGATATCACGAAAGAACGCATGAACGGATATATAGAGGCCATGCAGGATGCTAATCTCCCTATATCAGACTCTGCCATCATTCATTCCGGCATTTTTATTCGTGATGGAGAACAAATCATGGAAGAGATATTGTCCGGAAACGGTGAAAAACCGGATGCTGTATTTGCATTTAATGACCCTGTCGCTATCGGAGCAATGAAAGCCTTGAAACGACATGGTTTGAGGATACCGGATGATGTCGCTTTTGCTGGCTTTTCAGAATCGGATATGGCCACTGTCGTCGAACCTTATCTGACGTCTATAGAACAACCACGTGTCGAAATCGGAGAAATTGCAGCGAGCTGCATGCTAGAGAAGATTCGCACAAATAGATTGCTCAATAAGAAAATCGTACTGGATGCCAAATTGAATATCAGGGAATCATCGCATAAAGCACACAGTCTATGA
- a CDS encoding TonB-dependent receptor: MLTLNRIQSRSGKQIAFFLMCLLISFAGIMPVRSQEKTKMVTVEGTVVDETETPVIGANVYIKGSTKGVSTNVDGNFIFTGVPVGQTVTVSFIGYKDYQVQVTKGGEKLRISLEPDATMLEEVVVVPYGGPVARKDLTGSVVSVNVEDMKAFQAVTFENAIAGKVAGVQVNVGDGQPGGLPDILIRGNNSVTQNNAPLYVVDGIPLESPDNSSIPTQNIKSIEILKDASATAIYGARGANGVIVITTDSGSKGAPKINFEYRYSLSKDYNRYEMMSPYEFVRLQNELDAAYGSMYLDGRDPHPDGSPWILDDYKNVKPIDWQDKISQLGQMHEYSVSASGGTERTTYMASFNYANQKGIILNTGMKNYVGSMNITQKIGNRMQLVMRANYAEKERTGMQVNYGQGSSAYMYKVWSYRPISTNGVDLTHELEDPERPESGVPMFNPLLQTQNTDQKYITRQLRTSAMLNWNILKCLKFTTSISYTSTESQTDIFNNSKTEAGSTLPGRNDGINGSRRVARTNNVLNENTLNFNKKFDNIHDLAVTVGCTQQKNVSDIFEAKATQIPITSEWRGIEALDEGLSQKIMSKKLTEWAMQSFIFRSNYNYDRKYYLTFTMRADGSSKFARDNRWGKFYSGAVRWRFSDENFVKNNIGSWFSEGSFNLSYGSTGNNGIGEYAYLPQMGFSSGGTYYDYSFNDEYPTTGAIVSSIGNSKLKWETTYTFNARMDLGFFDNRIYLTAEYYKKDTKDLLINATLPAHIGYGSAYRNIGRVENKGFELSLNTVNMKRRHFNWTTDFNISFNRNKVLALANNQSVLPADNLKIPNGAALYIAKVGQPIGMMYGALTDGLYQYEDFRKGSDGSWILRDDVVSQSTHANRKGVFPGYQKFKDLNGDLQITQEDLTIIGNPNPDFTGGITNTFRFYNFDMSLFFTFSYGNDILNMNRYYLEEGRSLSSNQFASYADRWTVDNPNGKLPRARSANNTAWGSDRYVEDGSYLRLKNLNIGYTLPVQVSQRFFVSNMRIYFSAQNLFTVTGYSGQDPTVSTMSNARTPGYDYSAYPVPRTFIFGAQISF; this comes from the coding sequence ATGTTAACATTAAATCGTATTCAATCAAGATCAGGAAAACAGATTGCTTTTTTCCTGATGTGCCTGTTGATTTCATTTGCAGGCATCATGCCAGTCCGATCACAGGAAAAAACTAAGATGGTTACCGTTGAAGGAACTGTCGTTGATGAAACCGAAACTCCTGTCATAGGAGCTAACGTCTATATCAAAGGCAGTACCAAAGGTGTATCTACAAATGTAGATGGGAATTTCATTTTTACAGGAGTACCTGTCGGACAGACTGTCACAGTCTCTTTCATTGGTTACAAAGATTATCAGGTGCAGGTTACAAAAGGGGGAGAGAAATTGAGAATCTCTCTTGAACCTGATGCGACAATGCTTGAGGAAGTGGTGGTAGTTCCATACGGAGGTCCGGTAGCAAGAAAGGATCTTACCGGTTCCGTCGTTTCTGTCAACGTTGAGGATATGAAGGCGTTTCAGGCAGTGACGTTTGAAAATGCTATTGCCGGCAAAGTCGCCGGTGTACAGGTCAATGTCGGGGATGGACAGCCTGGAGGTCTCCCGGACATTCTGATTAGGGGCAACAATTCCGTGACCCAGAACAATGCTCCTCTTTATGTGGTAGACGGCATTCCGCTTGAGTCTCCCGACAACTCGTCAATCCCTACTCAGAACATTAAGAGTATCGAGATTCTCAAAGATGCATCGGCGACAGCCATATACGGTGCGCGTGGTGCCAATGGTGTGATTGTTATCACTACCGATTCCGGTTCGAAGGGCGCTCCGAAAATTAATTTCGAGTACCGTTATAGTTTGTCGAAAGACTATAACAGGTATGAAATGATGTCGCCTTATGAATTTGTCAGACTTCAGAATGAACTTGATGCGGCTTACGGATCCATGTATCTCGACGGTAGGGATCCTCATCCAGATGGAAGTCCATGGATACTCGATGACTACAAGAATGTGAAACCTATTGACTGGCAAGATAAGATCAGTCAGCTCGGACAGATGCACGAATACAGCGTAAGCGCATCTGGTGGTACTGAGAGGACCACATATATGGCTTCATTCAATTATGCCAATCAGAAGGGTATCATTCTTAATACCGGTATGAAGAACTATGTTGGCAGCATGAATATTACCCAGAAGATAGGCAATCGCATGCAGCTTGTCATGAGGGCGAATTATGCGGAGAAGGAAAGAACTGGTATGCAAGTTAACTATGGACAGGGATCTTCCGCTTACATGTATAAAGTGTGGTCATACAGACCTATTTCCACAAACGGTGTGGACTTGACCCATGAACTTGAAGACCCTGAAAGACCGGAGAGTGGAGTACCGATGTTCAACCCATTGCTCCAGACCCAAAATACCGATCAGAAATATATCACAAGACAGTTGAGAACCAGTGCCATGCTCAATTGGAATATTCTCAAATGTCTGAAATTCACTACTTCGATTTCTTATACGAGCACTGAATCCCAGACTGATATATTCAATAATTCCAAAACGGAAGCCGGAAGTACACTTCCAGGAAGAAATGATGGAATTAACGGTTCGAGAAGAGTAGCAAGGACTAACAATGTCTTGAATGAGAACACTTTGAACTTCAACAAAAAGTTCGATAATATTCATGACCTTGCCGTAACTGTCGGTTGTACTCAGCAGAAAAATGTTTCGGATATCTTCGAAGCAAAAGCTACACAGATCCCTATTACGTCAGAATGGAGAGGAATAGAGGCACTTGATGAAGGGCTGTCTCAGAAAATCATGTCCAAGAAGTTGACGGAATGGGCAATGCAATCTTTTATTTTCAGGTCGAATTACAACTATGACAGAAAATACTACCTGACGTTTACGATGCGTGCGGACGGTTCTTCAAAATTTGCACGCGACAATAGGTGGGGCAAGTTCTATTCAGGAGCCGTTCGGTGGAGATTCTCAGATGAGAATTTTGTCAAGAACAATATCGGATCATGGTTTAGCGAAGGATCGTTTAACTTGAGCTATGGGTCTACCGGCAATAATGGTATCGGAGAATACGCTTATCTTCCGCAGATGGGATTTTCTTCAGGAGGGACATATTATGACTATTCATTCAACGATGAATATCCTACAACGGGAGCGATTGTCTCATCGATAGGTAATTCTAAATTGAAATGGGAGACCACGTATACCTTTAATGCCAGAATGGATTTGGGCTTCTTCGACAACAGGATATACTTGACAGCCGAGTATTATAAGAAAGATACTAAAGATCTTCTGATCAATGCCACATTGCCTGCCCATATCGGCTATGGTTCAGCATATAGGAATATAGGCCGGGTGGAGAACAAAGGTTTCGAACTGTCTCTAAACACTGTTAACATGAAGAGAAGGCATTTCAACTGGACTACCGACTTCAATATTTCATTCAACAGGAACAAAGTGCTTGCACTTGCCAACAACCAGAGTGTGCTTCCAGCTGATAATCTGAAGATTCCGAATGGAGCTGCATTGTATATTGCGAAGGTGGGTCAGCCTATCGGTATGATGTACGGAGCCCTTACAGACGGTCTTTATCAATATGAAGATTTCCGTAAGGGAAGCGATGGCAGCTGGATATTGAGAGATGATGTCGTTTCACAGTCAACTCATGCAAACAGAAAGGGAGTCTTTCCCGGATATCAGAAATTCAAGGATTTGAATGGCGATCTCCAGATTACTCAAGAAGACTTGACGATTATAGGTAATCCGAATCCTGATTTTACGGGCGGTATAACAAATACTTTCAGATTCTATAATTTCGATATGTCATTGTTCTTTACATTCAGCTACGGCAATGATATCCTTAATATGAACCGTTATTATTTAGAAGAAGGCAGATCATTGAGTTCCAATCAGTTCGCTTCGTATGCCGACAGATGGACCGTGGACAATCCTAACGGAAAACTTCCGCGTGCAAGATCTGCAAACAATACGGCTTGGGGCAGTGACCGTTATGTAGAGGACGGCTCATATTTGAGACTGAAAAACTTGAATATAGGATATACTCTGCCTGTTCAGGTGAGCCAGAGGTTTTTTGTTAGCAACATGAGGATTTATTTCTCTGCCCAGAATCTGTTTACGGTGACGGGGTATTCGGGACAGGACCCTACCGTCAGTACGATGTCGAATGCAAGAACTCCAGGTTATGACTATTCGGCATACCCTGTACCACGTACATTCATATTTGGTGCACAAATTTCGTTTTAA
- a CDS encoding RagB/SusD family nutrient uptake outer membrane protein, whose translation MNKVIKNILFGIAFFSFTGCLADLDLHPIDSDTPSTFFKDSAACAKVLVGCYDALSVPGGGLFDGSMNSQFVIWNVTDEMYNAAAGTGPKVYSYTSGYAPNATMYKNLYAAIQRCCQFLHYLPDAKMTTETKLAMEGEVQFIRAFCYFNLVQNYGRVPLITEASSDVNTTSAKQAEEADIYDFVIREMEEAESKVFPITKFNFGGRINKSAVRGVLARVCLFNAGFPCYNTERYKDAYKWAKMVIDDPAHSLIPNFAEAFIPLIQDKYDIRENLWEIEAYCKSTSDGLKEYFPSLSTTLGTNCSKAVTNVSFMVNNTMKITKRMFSYYEQDTEALLGSYDERRNWAIAPFTNAPTKLDGAERLVLTYFGSHKDPDNDRLVYDRQVNKFNRQYAKIWPAYQSNAGTNLCIVRYSDVLLMAAEALCQIHNGPTPEAIGYVNAVRKRAYGQMDGRKFIDHIELTNPGENYTIDEVCVEIVDVTDNTASVTCTTEENKSPKAYRVGDVKGPLTIATAKLPEILGSDGKPDTKATRPIESIVLLDRGHAYSETPKVVIRSLEGGKGPKGSGATAIAVMKDESPSYELSAEATDSKEAFLQTIMDERARELCFEGWRRLDLKRWHNLVEVLQATRDDGRNAKGVNGAQLDYIMTPGNNVSDVHYYLPIPSGEIMLNPELKQNEGW comes from the coding sequence ATGAATAAAGTTATTAAAAATATATTGTTCGGAATCGCATTTTTTTCTTTTACAGGCTGTTTGGCTGACTTGGATTTACATCCGATAGATTCGGACACTCCGAGTACGTTTTTCAAGGATAGTGCGGCGTGTGCAAAGGTTTTAGTGGGTTGTTATGACGCTCTTAGCGTACCGGGAGGAGGACTTTTTGATGGAAGCATGAACTCTCAGTTCGTCATCTGGAATGTGACGGATGAAATGTATAATGCAGCGGCCGGAACAGGTCCTAAGGTGTATAGCTATACTTCCGGATATGCTCCTAATGCTACTATGTACAAGAATCTTTATGCGGCGATTCAGCGTTGCTGTCAATTCCTTCATTATCTTCCTGATGCCAAGATGACAACAGAAACAAAGCTCGCCATGGAAGGTGAAGTGCAATTTATAAGGGCATTCTGTTATTTCAATCTTGTACAAAATTATGGAAGGGTTCCTCTTATAACGGAGGCATCTTCGGATGTTAATACTACTTCTGCAAAGCAGGCAGAGGAGGCCGATATATACGATTTTGTAATTCGCGAGATGGAAGAGGCAGAGAGCAAGGTCTTTCCGATTACCAAATTTAACTTTGGAGGAAGAATCAACAAGTCGGCTGTCAGGGGAGTGCTGGCAAGGGTCTGCCTTTTCAATGCCGGATTCCCTTGCTACAACACCGAAAGGTACAAAGATGCATACAAATGGGCAAAGATGGTCATCGACGATCCTGCTCACAGCTTGATTCCTAATTTCGCAGAAGCATTCATTCCGCTTATTCAGGACAAGTATGATATACGTGAAAATCTATGGGAGATAGAAGCGTATTGTAAAAGTACGTCTGACGGACTGAAAGAATATTTTCCTTCATTGTCGACCACGCTCGGTACCAATTGCAGCAAAGCTGTAACAAACGTATCCTTTATGGTTAATAATACAATGAAGATCACCAAGAGAATGTTCTCATATTATGAGCAAGACACTGAGGCATTGTTAGGTTCTTATGATGAAAGACGTAACTGGGCTATCGCTCCGTTTACCAATGCCCCTACGAAACTTGATGGTGCTGAACGTCTTGTTCTTACTTATTTCGGTTCGCATAAGGATCCTGATAATGACAGATTGGTTTATGATCGTCAGGTCAACAAGTTCAACCGTCAGTATGCAAAGATTTGGCCTGCATATCAAAGTAATGCAGGAACCAACCTTTGTATAGTACGCTATTCCGACGTATTGCTTATGGCAGCCGAAGCATTGTGTCAGATACACAACGGTCCGACACCTGAGGCTATAGGCTATGTCAACGCAGTGAGAAAAAGGGCATACGGACAGATGGACGGTCGCAAGTTTATTGACCATATTGAACTTACCAATCCGGGAGAAAATTATACCATTGATGAAGTTTGTGTGGAAATTGTAGATGTTACCGACAATACCGCATCTGTCACATGCACAACGGAAGAGAACAAATCTCCCAAGGCATATCGTGTCGGAGACGTTAAAGGTCCTCTCACAATTGCTACTGCCAAGTTGCCTGAGATTCTTGGTTCTGACGGAAAACCGGACACTAAAGCCACCAGACCTATTGAGTCAATCGTATTGCTCGACAGGGGACATGCCTACAGTGAAACTCCGAAGGTGGTGATCAGGTCACTCGAAGGCGGGAAAGGTCCTAAGGGTAGCGGTGCTACGGCAATTGCAGTGATGAAGGATGAGAGTCCGTCTTATGAATTGTCTGCCGAAGCTACAGACTCAAAGGAGGCATTCCTTCAGACTATTATGGATGAAAGAGCGAGGGAACTATGCTTTGAAGGCTGGAGACGTTTAGACCTCAAACGTTGGCACAATCTTGTGGAGGTGCTTCAGGCTACGAGGGATGATGGCAGGAATGCAAAAGGAGTCAATGGAGCGCAACTTGATTATATCATGACTCCTGGCAACAATGTGTCCGATGTTCATTATTACCTTCCGATCCCTTCCGGAGAAATAATGCTTAATCCTGAATTGAAACAGAATGAAGGCTGGTAA
- a CDS encoding DUF5017 domain-containing protein — MKKNIIRILFPALVAALVVVSCQVDTVTESTVVTRLEKNVYEVGENVRFHFSGEADFVTIFTGVDNYDGGTMGGTIKGSRYIYRNRGSENGSPVLSFNCKKDGDNLEEYAEIKLLLSTDFDGDITMEGIKRATWLDISEKAKWPVEGTKKGTNINSGAIDLSEWNGQDIHLAFCYTAKKGQKQEGYTISSFNLKNTVETDALPYTIWTNASFAKCGTTTNKLQENETGAIFPAYQWTLGTSLTCAGMPDGKEDFESWVITSPVDPSQVIPDYGTLIKSYSEVVPKFYDYTYYKPGKFTATVVSRNTTAFGTEESVQNIELEIVEK, encoded by the coding sequence ATGAAAAAAAATATAATTAGAATCCTGTTTCCCGCTTTAGTCGCCGCTTTAGTCGTTGTGTCCTGCCAAGTTGACACCGTGACCGAATCAACTGTTGTGACCAGGCTTGAAAAGAATGTATATGAAGTTGGAGAGAATGTCCGCTTTCACTTCTCAGGAGAAGCTGATTTCGTGACAATTTTTACCGGAGTTGATAATTATGATGGCGGAACGATGGGAGGAACGATAAAAGGTTCGCGCTATATCTATAGAAATCGCGGAAGTGAAAATGGGTCTCCGGTCTTGTCTTTCAATTGCAAAAAAGATGGAGACAACTTGGAGGAGTATGCCGAAATCAAGCTTCTTCTTTCTACTGACTTTGACGGTGATATCACCATGGAGGGAATAAAACGTGCCACTTGGTTGGATATCTCCGAAAAAGCAAAATGGCCTGTGGAGGGGACTAAAAAAGGTACTAATATTAATTCCGGGGCCATAGACTTGTCAGAATGGAACGGACAGGATATACATCTTGCTTTCTGTTATACCGCGAAAAAAGGACAAAAACAGGAAGGATATACAATATCTTCATTCAATCTTAAAAATACGGTTGAAACGGATGCTCTTCCTTATACGATATGGACAAATGCTTCTTTTGCAAAATGCGGTACGACTACGAACAAGCTGCAGGAAAATGAGACTGGCGCTATTTTCCCCGCTTATCAGTGGACACTTGGAACGTCGCTTACTTGTGCAGGCATGCCTGACGGTAAGGAGGATTTCGAAAGCTGGGTAATCACTTCCCCTGTCGATCCGAGCCAAGTGATTCCTGATTATGGTACGCTTATTAAGTCATACAGTGAGGTTGTTCCGAAGTTCTATGATTACACATATTACAAACCAGGTAAGTTTACGGCAACCGTAGTGTCTCGTAATACTACCGCTTTCGGAACAGAAGAGTCTGTACAAAATATAGAACTAGAAATAGTTGAAAAATAA
- a CDS encoding sialate O-acetylesterase has protein sequence MERFFILLILAGLSVSGVAQKSMWLIAGQSNASGMGDRRTSMKYYSKECFDYVQSGDSLKILQDPVGENGKYFGKANSGSISPSFAWNLNKMTGDSVVVVSAARGGSACSTTGETIYGTWAEKGVLPLFDAAMAKCNSAIAVTGLKFSGVIWLQGERDANAINDGKMDGEDYEAALRNLILRFRKHLHDADLPFYIVLTGQYVDRPQEGYHQVRAAQRRLSEKMHGVHLVAADPWLFPQMNMMTDDIHYSQYAYNLIGETIARQIYEARSIDSK, from the coding sequence ATGGAACGATTTTTTATATTGTTGATTTTAGCGGGGCTGTCCGTTTCGGGAGTTGCCCAAAAGAGTATGTGGCTCATAGCTGGACAGAGTAATGCTTCCGGAATGGGTGATAGAAGAACTTCGATGAAATACTATAGCAAAGAGTGTTTCGACTATGTACAATCCGGAGATTCGTTGAAAATACTGCAGGACCCAGTAGGTGAGAACGGCAAGTATTTCGGCAAGGCGAACAGCGGCAGCATCAGTCCTTCGTTCGCGTGGAACCTTAATAAAATGACAGGTGATTCGGTTGTAGTGGTGTCTGCGGCGAGGGGAGGAAGTGCATGCTCCACTACAGGAGAGACAATCTACGGTACTTGGGCGGAAAAGGGTGTCTTGCCCTTGTTCGATGCAGCGATGGCTAAATGTAATTCTGCGATTGCCGTTACAGGATTGAAATTCAGTGGGGTGATCTGGCTTCAAGGAGAACGTGACGCAAATGCTATCAATGATGGGAAAATGGACGGTGAAGATTATGAGGCGGCGCTTCGCAATCTTATACTCCGGTTCAGAAAGCATCTCCATGATGCCGACCTTCCTTTCTATATAGTCCTCACTGGACAATATGTCGACCGTCCGCAAGAGGGCTATCATCAGGTTCGTGCGGCACAACGCAGACTGTCTGAAAAAATGCATGGAGTTCATCTTGTAGCTGCGGATCCTTGGCTTTTTCCACAGATGAATATGATGACGGATGACATCCATTACAGCCAATACGCATATAATCTTATCGGGGAGACTATAGCCCGCCAGATTTACGAAGCAAGAAGTATTGATTCTAAATAA
- a CDS encoding alpha-L-fucosidase, producing MKKKVIASLFAMFIGGIAVFAQDPMVEKKNTDSKPPYIYPEESIVRENIEKWQDMKFGMFIHWGTYSQWGIVESWSICPEAYKFCMVRPEGMNYFDYVRKYEDLKKTFNPVKFNPEKWAGAAEYAGMKYVIFTTKHHDGFNMYDTQYSDYKITDAECPFHTDANADIAKGIFDAFRDKGMMAGAYYSIADWNNNDYWWDYFPPKDRNVNYPPEMFPEKWQRLNDFINNQLNELTGGKYGNLGMLWFDLCDASPDRHPQWERFAKTVRTNQPGIMMVARHTNTIYENYRTPEQKIPDRALDYPWEACMTMATQWSYKPDDSYKSAHDILTTLVQIVSRGGNFLLNVGPGPDGELAPEAYQRLKEIGDWMQVNSEGIYGTKAIAPYKEDRIAFTSKDDNVYAFYLNAKDEYMPSVVKIRSFVPVSAKSVFLMGHNRPLKWKKTGDGIEIIIPESVRKNPPCDLVWGFKLKVK from the coding sequence ATGAAGAAAAAAGTAATAGCATCACTTTTTGCCATGTTTATCGGAGGAATTGCAGTATTTGCACAGGATCCGATGGTGGAAAAAAAGAATACTGACAGTAAACCTCCTTATATCTATCCGGAGGAAAGCATTGTAAGGGAAAATATAGAAAAGTGGCAGGATATGAAATTCGGTATGTTTATCCATTGGGGAACATACAGCCAATGGGGTATAGTAGAGTCCTGGTCCATTTGTCCGGAAGCATATAAATTCTGTATGGTGAGGCCGGAAGGAATGAACTATTTTGACTATGTCCGGAAGTATGAAGATTTGAAAAAGACATTCAATCCTGTAAAATTCAATCCTGAAAAATGGGCTGGAGCGGCGGAGTATGCTGGAATGAAATATGTGATTTTCACAACTAAACATCATGACGGATTCAACATGTACGATACTCAGTACAGTGACTATAAAATAACCGATGCCGAATGTCCGTTCCACACAGATGCGAATGCTGACATTGCAAAGGGAATTTTCGATGCATTTCGTGACAAAGGTATGATGGCAGGTGCTTACTATTCCATAGCGGATTGGAACAATAACGACTATTGGTGGGATTATTTCCCTCCAAAAGACAGGAATGTAAATTATCCTCCTGAAATGTTCCCGGAAAAATGGCAGCGCCTAAATGACTTTATCAACAATCAGTTGAATGAACTGACCGGAGGCAAGTACGGTAACCTCGGCATGCTGTGGTTCGACCTGTGCGATGCTTCTCCTGACAGGCATCCGCAGTGGGAAAGATTCGCAAAGACGGTCAGAACCAATCAGCCTGGAATCATGATGGTGGCAAGACATACGAATACCATCTATGAAAATTACAGGACTCCGGAACAGAAAATACCGGATCGTGCCTTGGACTATCCTTGGGAGGCTTGTATGACTATGGCTACTCAGTGGTCATACAAACCGGATGATAGTTACAAATCCGCGCATGACATTCTGACTACCCTCGTACAGATAGTTTCACGTGGAGGAAACTTTCTACTGAATGTCGGACCTGGTCCTGACGGAGAACTTGCTCCGGAGGCATATCAGCGGCTTAAGGAAATCGGTGACTGGATGCAGGTTAACTCGGAAGGCATCTATGGAACGAAAGCGATTGCTCCTTACAAAGAGGACAGAATAGCGTTTACTTCAAAAGATGACAACGTATATGCCTTTTACTTGAATGCCAAGGATGAATATATGCCGTCTGTGGTGAAAATCAGATCATTCGTTCCGGTTTCTGCCAAATCGGTATTTCTGATGGGGCATAATCGTCCCCTCAAATGGAAAAAAACTGGAGACGGAATAGAAATAATCATACCGGAGTCTGTCAGAAAGAATCCTCCTTGCGATTTGGTCTGGGGTTTTAAATTGAAGGTTAAATAG
- a CDS encoding alpha/beta hydrolase produces MKLFFFVILSAMTFCPVWPSTGKLPDVPSVLFLGVDFPEESATYIEDQIASGLKILDLTDSPEVTYRCVRGIKEAAEVISTEKTGRYRVFVIQCRDLETNENTFRKIRLMASRQNTDILWMTSDTAQIVSCNCDFADYEGFCANQKSYDWKRCISYIADAVSQWWTGMAEGNRGIERLPVWQGEIPDYEYSGPEYINSIARIDRISEPELEVFLPRQSGKSPVVIFFPGGGLSYTGFIRNAREAAELLRPYGVAVIGVKYRVKRGLDVALEDARQAVRRVREKASEWNIDENAIGVAGQSAGALIVLRLASADCPDASSRPDYVIPLTSWYYGKQKWPFRFDAETPPFFMRHATNDSGYGFALSVREKLLEAGVALDWKTVDDGGHGAFEITVDGYGHDWTAELVEWMRKNKILKTDNHEKEVD; encoded by the coding sequence ATGAAGCTTTTTTTCTTTGTAATTTTGTCTGCGATGACTTTCTGCCCGGTGTGGCCTAGTACCGGAAAACTGCCGGATGTTCCGTCCGTGCTGTTTCTTGGAGTGGATTTCCCTGAAGAAAGTGCCACCTATATTGAAGACCAAATTGCTTCCGGGCTGAAAATACTGGATTTGACAGACAGCCCGGAAGTAACATACCGCTGTGTAAGGGGAATAAAGGAAGCGGCGGAGGTCATATCTACGGAAAAAACAGGAAGATATAGAGTGTTTGTCATACAATGTAGAGATTTGGAGACTAATGAGAATACTTTCCGTAAAATCCGCTTAATGGCTTCCAGGCAAAATACCGACATATTATGGATGACATCCGATACGGCTCAGATTGTTTCCTGTAATTGTGATTTTGCTGATTATGAGGGCTTTTGCGCCAATCAGAAAAGTTATGACTGGAAGCGGTGCATATCATATATCGCAGATGCCGTGTCTCAATGGTGGACCGGTATGGCAGAAGGAAATAGAGGTATTGAAAGGCTGCCTGTATGGCAGGGCGAAATTCCTGATTATGAATATTCCGGGCCGGAATATATCAATTCAATAGCGCGTATCGACAGGATTTCCGAACCGGAATTGGAAGTTTTCCTTCCTCGTCAGTCAGGAAAGTCTCCGGTGGTAATCTTTTTTCCGGGAGGAGGATTGAGCTATACTGGCTTTATCAGAAATGCGCGTGAGGCGGCAGAGCTGCTGAGGCCATATGGAGTTGCGGTAATCGGTGTAAAATACAGGGTGAAACGTGGACTTGACGTGGCTTTGGAAGATGCAAGACAAGCCGTAAGGAGAGTCAGAGAGAAAGCTTCCGAGTGGAATATAGATGAAAATGCAATCGGAGTAGCAGGACAGTCGGCAGGTGCGCTGATTGTATTGAGGCTGGCTTCAGCCGATTGCCCAGACGCCTCTTCGCGCCCTGACTATGTGATTCCATTAACGAGCTGGTACTACGGGAAACAGAAATGGCCGTTCAGGTTCGATGCTGAGACTCCTCCTTTTTTTATGCGTCATGCGACTAATGACAGCGGTTACGGTTTTGCACTTAGTGTCAGGGAAAAACTCTTGGAGGCCGGAGTTGCATTGGATTGGAAGACGGTCGATGATGGGGGACACGGAGCTTTTGAAATCACTGTCGATGGTTATGGACATGACTGGACGGCCGAACTGGTAGAATGGATGAGAAAAAATAAAATATTGAAAACCGATAATCATGAAAAAGAAGTTGATTAG